The following coding sequences lie in one Caldisericia bacterium genomic window:
- the eno gene encoding phosphopyruvate hydratase: MEEIIEVKGREILDSRGNPTLEVEVTTISGFKGIAQVPSGASKGKYEAVELRDEDERFFGKGVQKAIKNIELFIAPEILGMDVLDQEEIDRRMINLDESKNKSNIGANAILGVSLAVARTGSLCLGIPLYKYIGGLFANVLPIPFLNIINGGKHAENNLDIQEFMIVPYGFNSFKEAIRAGAEIYMKLKEVLKKKELSTGIGDEGGFSPILKNNEEAIRLIIEAIDNAKYKLGEEIFIALDCAASSFYKNGKYIFEGKEIEGEELKEYYLRLIEKYPIISIEDPFDEEDYDSWKNFTKEVKNKIQIVGDDIFVTNKEKFLFGIENGIGNAILIKLNQIGTLTETLEVINIARKYGYNYMISHRSGETIDSFIADFSVATQSFQIKTGAPARGERVAKYNRLITIEDELKDKAKYGREFLRIKK; encoded by the coding sequence ATGGAAGAGATTATTGAAGTGAAGGGAAGAGAGATTTTAGACTCAAGAGGAAATCCAACTCTTGAAGTTGAAGTTACAACAATTTCTGGATTTAAGGGAATTGCTCAAGTTCCATCTGGTGCTTCTAAAGGGAAGTATGAGGCAGTTGAATTAAGAGATGAAGATGAGAGATTTTTTGGAAAGGGGGTACAAAAAGCAATTAAAAACATAGAACTATTTATTGCACCTGAAATTCTTGGGATGGATGTTTTAGATCAAGAGGAAATTGATAGGAGGATGATAAATCTTGATGAATCTAAAAATAAAAGTAATATTGGGGCAAATGCTATTCTGGGTGTATCTTTAGCTGTTGCAAGAACTGGAAGTTTGTGTTTAGGGATTCCTTTATACAAATATATAGGAGGTTTATTTGCGAATGTTCTTCCAATTCCATTTTTAAATATCATAAATGGTGGTAAACATGCGGAAAATAATCTTGACATTCAGGAATTTATGATAGTTCCTTATGGATTCAATTCTTTTAAAGAAGCAATTAGAGCAGGTGCAGAAATTTATATGAAATTAAAAGAAGTTTTAAAGAAAAAAGAACTCTCAACAGGCATTGGAGATGAGGGTGGCTTTTCTCCAATTCTTAAAAACAATGAAGAAGCAATTAGACTAATTATTGAAGCAATTGATAATGCAAAATATAAATTAGGTGAAGAAATTTTTATTGCTCTTGATTGTGCAGCATCAAGTTTTTATAAAAATGGAAAATACATATTTGAAGGTAAAGAAATAGAAGGTGAAGAGTTAAAAGAATATTATCTTAGATTGATTGAAAAGTATCCAATAATTTCTATTGAAGATCCATTTGATGAGGAAGATTACGATTCATGGAAAAATTTTACAAAAGAGGTAAAAAACAAAATTCAAATTGTTGGTGATGATATTTTTGTTACTAACAAAGAAAAATTCCTTTTTGGAATTGAAAATGGAATAGGAAATGCTATCCTTATTAAATTAAATCAAATTGGAACACTCACAGAGACACTTGAAGTTATAAATATAGCAAGAAAATATGGTTATAACTATATGATATCTCATAGGTCTGGAGAAACAATAGATAGTTTTATTGCAGATTTTTCAGTTGCAACTCAAAGTTTTCAGATTAAGACTGGTGCTCCCGCAAGAGGAGAAAGAGTGGCAAAATATAACAGATTAATAACTATTGAAGATGAATTAAAGGATAAAGCAAAATATGGAAGAGAGTTTCTTAGAATTAAAAAATAG
- a CDS encoding acyl-CoA dehydratase activase, which yields MSYYVGIDIGSVATKVVILKKDSKLNIISYKIAPTGVNGNSTAIKLLEEILKENKIERKDIEKILATGYGRISVDFTNLTKTEISCHAKGAKFLFPKTKTIIDIGGQDSKAIKLAENGNVLDFVMNDKCAAGTGRFLEVMSHALQIDLKDFGTLHEKSKKLIEISNICTVFAESEIISLIHEGVNKEDIIRGLNYSVAKRAATLLKRVNYEEEITMTGGVAKNSGVVKALEDLLKVKINVPENPQIIGAIGAAIYSIES from the coding sequence ATGAGTTATTATGTTGGTATTGATATAGGTTCTGTTGCAACAAAAGTTGTTATTTTAAAAAAAGATAGTAAATTAAATATAATAAGTTACAAAATTGCACCAACTGGTGTAAATGGAAATAGTACCGCAATTAAACTGTTAGAAGAAATTTTAAAAGAAAATAAAATTGAAAGAAAAGATATTGAAAAAATACTTGCAACAGGTTATGGAAGAATTAGTGTTGATTTTACTAATTTAACAAAAACAGAAATCTCTTGTCATGCAAAAGGTGCAAAATTTTTGTTTCCAAAAACAAAAACTATAATTGATATTGGTGGACAAGATAGTAAAGCAATTAAACTAGCAGAAAATGGAAATGTTTTAGATTTTGTAATGAATGATAAATGTGCTGCAGGAACCGGAAGATTTCTTGAAGTTATGTCTCATGCACTTCAAATTGACCTTAAAGATTTTGGTACTCTACATGAGAAATCTAAAAAATTAATAGAAATTTCTAATATATGTACTGTTTTTGCAGAATCTGAAATTATATCTTTAATTCATGAGGGAGTAAATAAGGAAGATATAATTAGAGGCTTAAACTATTCTGTTGCAAAAAGAGCAGCTACTCTTTTAAAAAGAGTAAATTATGAAGAAGAAATAACTATGACAGGAGGAGTTGCAAAAAATAGCGGTGTTGTTAAAGCATTGGAGGATTTATTAAAGGTAAAAATAAATGTTCCTGAAAATCCTCAGATAATTGGCGCAATTGGAGCTGCAATTTATTCAATAGAATCATAA
- a CDS encoding 2-hydroxyacyl-CoA dehydratase family protein, with product MKIEISKVSPEFFQKILKKKFIYSLIYGVLNQILRPDEIGKISIRFSLDLLKKNFGKNSKVVMTNVFTPTELFFALDTFPILPEVASAVSANFGISNSTLFESDEILFSKDSCSVHRNLIGLIKMGFLPKPTYIVSTDKPCHSAIHSFYLISKIFGGEYFVIDIPEDNSEESINYLSKKLSDLFFYLAKEFKVKNPIKNLEKAIEFSNEARKYLIEINDLRKRKVLIDGRKFLGYLGMIFSAFGSEYGRDFFKLLRDKLKILYEEGYEIKVKRRIFWMHLGPYFKVDLFDFLNNKGAYIVFEETSNVYWDEFDKHDPFISIAKKLINYKIFSNLDERFRTAIKFIEEYKIDGVVIFNQWGCRQGAGSSYLLRKKLINFGIPTIIIDGDLVDETNYPKEQIKTRVEGFLEVLG from the coding sequence ATGAAAATTGAAATTTCAAAAGTATCCCCTGAGTTTTTTCAAAAAATTTTGAAGAAAAAATTTATTTATTCACTAATATATGGAGTATTAAATCAAATATTGAGACCAGATGAAATTGGAAAGATATCAATTAGATTTTCTTTAGATTTATTAAAGAAAAATTTTGGTAAAAATAGTAAAGTTGTAATGACAAATGTTTTTACACCTACTGAACTATTTTTTGCTTTAGATACATTTCCAATTCTTCCAGAAGTTGCTTCAGCAGTTAGTGCAAATTTTGGAATAAGTAATTCTACACTTTTTGAGAGCGATGAAATTTTATTTTCAAAAGATAGTTGTAGTGTGCATAGAAATTTAATAGGTCTTATAAAAATGGGATTTTTGCCAAAACCTACTTATATTGTCTCAACAGATAAACCTTGCCATTCAGCCATTCACTCTTTTTATCTTATTTCAAAAATTTTTGGTGGTGAATATTTTGTTATTGATATACCAGAAGATAATAGTGAGGAAAGCATAAATTATCTTTCAAAAAAACTATCAGATCTATTTTTTTATCTTGCTAAAGAATTTAAAGTTAAAAATCCAATTAAAAATCTTGAGAAAGCAATTGAATTTTCAAATGAGGCAAGAAAATATCTTATTGAAATAAATGATTTAAGAAAAAGGAAAGTATTAATTGATGGAAGAAAATTTTTAGGATACCTTGGAATGATATTTTCTGCATTTGGTTCAGAATATGGAAGAGATTTCTTTAAATTACTAAGAGATAAACTTAAAATTTTATATGAAGAAGGTTATGAAATAAAAGTAAAGAGAAGAATCTTTTGGATGCATCTAGGACCATATTTTAAAGTTGACCTTTTTGATTTTCTTAATAATAAGGGAGCATATATTGTTTTTGAAGAAACTAGTAATGTTTATTGGGATGAGTTTGATAAGCATGATCCATTTATTTCAATTGCAAAAAAACTTATTAATTATAAAATTTTCTCTAATTTAGATGAAAGATTTAGAACTGCTATAAAATTTATTGAAGAATATAAAATAGATGGGGTTGTAATTTTTAATCAATGGGGTTGTCGACAAGGAGCAGGAAGTTCATATTTATTAAGAAAAAAATTAATAAATTTTGGAATTCCAACTATAATTATTGATGGAGACTTAGTTGATGAAACAAACTATCCAAAAGAACAAATTAAAACAAGGGTTGAAGGTTTTCTGGAGGTTTTAGGATGA
- a CDS encoding 2-hydroxyacyl-CoA dehydratase family protein, whose protein sequence is MNFKELSEIKTFFIENFKKNFNDKDSFFYFCSYVPIEIIKASNFKPIRFITESTQFLYSDEVSPKYICPYLKSTIEFFIRNNLDKKNFIFTDGCDSSRRIYEVYKDLGFVDRSFYLKVPFNENENDIKYLKFQFENLFKELSGNIDKDKLIHSINLFNEGRNKLKKLLDEFKSKNLTLHALYLNLIFQTIDIEEFLKLDFEFKEIVSQLKSGKFYLFSTIYPLNFIEYVESLGYEIYYEDSCFGNKNLELINDYLKDPLYSLAKYYLKREGCVRRRVLDNKIEKIVTRCKELSLNGVIVYNLKYCDPLIFYLPLIKDKLNKEKIPLLIIEDDYSMNIKGQIRTRIEAFMEMIK, encoded by the coding sequence ATGAATTTTAAAGAATTAAGTGAAATAAAAACATTTTTTATTGAAAATTTTAAAAAAAATTTTAATGATAAAGATTCCTTTTTTTATTTCTGTTCTTATGTTCCAATTGAAATAATTAAAGCATCAAATTTTAAACCAATAAGATTTATTACTGAATCAACTCAATTTTTATATTCAGATGAAGTTTCTCCAAAATATATATGTCCATATTTAAAGAGCACAATCGAATTTTTTATAAGAAATAATTTAGATAAAAAGAACTTTATTTTTACAGATGGATGTGATTCTTCAAGGAGAATTTATGAAGTTTATAAGGATTTAGGATTTGTAGATAGAAGTTTTTACCTAAAAGTACCTTTTAATGAAAATGAAAATGATATAAAATATCTTAAATTTCAATTTGAAAATCTTTTTAAAGAATTGAGTGGTAATATAGATAAAGATAAATTGATTCATTCTATTAATTTATTTAATGAGGGAAGAAATAAACTTAAAAAATTATTGGATGAATTTAAAAGTAAAAATTTGACACTACATGCCTTATATTTAAATTTAATTTTCCAAACAATCGATATCGAAGAATTTCTAAAACTTGATTTTGAATTCAAAGAAATAGTTTCACAACTTAAAAGTGGAAAATTTTATCTTTTTTCAACTATTTATCCATTGAACTTTATTGAGTATGTTGAATCGTTAGGATACGAAATTTACTATGAAGATTCATGTTTTGGTAATAAAAATTTAGAATTGATCAATGATTATTTAAAAGACCCATTATACTCTTTAGCAAAATATTATTTAAAAAGAGAAGGATGTGTTAGAAGAAGAGTTTTAGATAATAAAATTGAGAAAATTGTTACAAGATGCAAAGAGTTGTCTTTGAATGGAGTTATTGTTTATAATTTAAAATATTGTGATCCTTTAATATTTTATTTACCTCTTATAAAAGATAAATTAAATAAAGAAAAAATTCCATTACTTATAATTGAAGATGATTATTCTATGAATATAAAAGGTCAAATCAGAACAAGAATTGAAGCATTTATGGAGATGATAAAATGA
- a CDS encoding stalk domain-containing protein — protein sequence MIKKNFIILIFVISILLVENLVSKTYPSKPVNLRAVQEDYKIRLTWEIEKSDETIQYFEVYKGENEKNLSFLGRTYSKDQMYYLDYSIFLDKTYYYMVKAVDKDGKYSEPSNIVSIKIVDDKPPELRIVKPEQNNFYTNDENLYILIGVRDNMSGLKNLLVNGVKINQCGCSSFDANYKLVEGKNEFIITAEDNRGNISSLSLVVFLDKTPPKLTTKIPLDTYDENLKITGKVSDEGIGVKYASLNNIELKFDNNGNFETFLFLKEGINELKFKLIDKLNNEKEEIYKVTYIKRKILKFQIGSKTIQINDFQKEIDVAPQIIEGRTYLSIRYVLEPLGGEITWDQNERKVTISLKEKFIELWIGKNKGRVNGVETPIDPNNPKVVPLIISGRTMLPVRFVAENLGCKVEWDQNSKTITITYPKD from the coding sequence ATGATTAAGAAAAATTTTATTATTTTAATATTTGTAATATCAATTTTATTAGTAGAAAATTTAGTCTCAAAAACTTATCCCTCAAAACCAGTTAATCTAAGGGCAGTTCAGGAAGACTACAAAATAAGATTAACATGGGAAATTGAAAAATCTGATGAAACAATTCAATATTTTGAAGTATATAAAGGTGAGAATGAAAAAAATCTCTCTTTTCTGGGCAGAACATATAGCAAAGATCAAATGTATTATCTTGATTATTCAATTTTTCTTGATAAAACCTATTATTATATGGTAAAAGCTGTCGATAAAGATGGTAAATATTCAGAGCCCTCTAATATTGTCTCAATAAAAATTGTTGATGACAAACCTCCTGAATTAAGAATTGTTAAACCAGAACAAAATAATTTTTATACTAACGACGAAAATTTGTATATTTTGATTGGTGTCAGGGACAACATGAGTGGTCTTAAAAACCTTCTTGTTAATGGAGTGAAAATAAATCAATGTGGCTGTTCATCTTTTGATGCAAATTATAAATTGGTTGAAGGTAAAAACGAATTTATAATTACTGCAGAAGATAATAGAGGAAATATATCCTCTTTAAGTTTAGTTGTTTTTCTTGATAAAACTCCACCTAAACTGACAACCAAAATTCCTTTAGATACATACGATGAAAATTTAAAAATTACTGGTAAAGTATCTGACGAAGGAATTGGTGTAAAATATGCATCTCTTAATAACATTGAATTAAAATTTGACAATAATGGAAATTTTGAGACCTTTTTATTTTTAAAAGAAGGTATTAATGAATTAAAATTTAAACTAATTGATAAATTGAACAATGAAAAAGAAGAAATCTACAAAGTAACTTACATAAAAAGAAAAATTCTTAAATTTCAAATTGGTAGTAAAACAATACAAATAAATGATTTTCAGAAAGAAATAGATGTTGCACCACAAATTATTGAAGGAAGAACCTATCTTTCAATAAGATATGTTTTGGAACCATTAGGAGGAGAAATTACTTGGGATCAGAATGAGAGAAAAGTAACAATCTCTCTTAAAGAAAAATTTATTGAACTCTGGATTGGTAAAAATAAAGGAAGAGTTAATGGTGTTGAGACACCTATTGATCCAAATAACCCGAAGGTTGTTCCTTTAATTATTTCTGGTAGAACAATGTTACCAGTAAGATTTGTTGCAGAGAATCTTGGATGTAAAGTTGAATGGGACCAAAACAGTAAGACAATAACTATAACATATCCAAAAGATTAA
- a CDS encoding arsenate reductase ArsC, with protein sequence MEKNKKRVLFICTHNSARSQIAEGLINHFLKNKYIGFSAGTKPTNVNPLAIEVMKEIGIDISNYRSKSILEFKGEKFDYVVTVCDSAKENCPFFPGAKEYLHYSFEDPSSFEGSKEEKLNKFREVRDKIKEFIFKKFGGLDD encoded by the coding sequence ATGGAGAAAAATAAGAAAAGAGTTTTATTCATTTGTACTCATAATTCAGCAAGATCTCAAATTGCTGAAGGATTAATAAATCATTTTTTAAAAAATAAATATATTGGTTTCAGCGCTGGAACTAAACCAACAAATGTTAACCCTTTGGCAATTGAAGTTATGAAAGAAATTGGAATAGATATCTCAAACTATAGATCAAAAAGCATTTTAGAATTTAAGGGAGAGAAATTTGATTATGTTGTTACTGTATGTGACAGTGCTAAGGAGAACTGCCCTTTTTTTCCAGGAGCTAAAGAATATCTTCATTATAGTTTTGAAGATCCATCTTCATTTGAAGGTAGTAAAGAAGAAAAATTAAATAAATTTAGAGAAGTAAGAGATAAAATTAAAGAGTTCATATTTAAAAAATTTGGAGGTTTAGATGATTAA
- a CDS encoding manganese efflux pump MntP family protein has protein sequence MNLNGDSLNLISILLIGVALSMDAFAVGLSCGIVKRNFNFIYPFRISFSFGFFQFGMVFLGYFIGINLLNLIKDYDHWAAFLILFFVGIKMIFESFEKEKERKLNPENLRTLIFLSIATSIDAFAVGVSLSLLKIKIFFPSIFIGITTFTLTFISVYSGCFLGKIFRKGAEILGGLILISIGVKILIEHII, from the coding sequence ATGAATCTAAATGGAGATAGTTTGAATTTGATTTCAATTTTATTGATAGGAGTTGCTCTATCTATGGATGCTTTTGCAGTTGGACTTTCTTGTGGAATAGTAAAGAGAAATTTTAATTTTATTTACCCATTTAGAATCTCTTTTTCATTTGGCTTTTTTCAATTTGGAATGGTCTTTCTTGGATATTTTATAGGAATTAATCTATTAAATTTAATAAAAGATTATGATCACTGGGCAGCTTTTCTAATTTTATTTTTTGTTGGAATTAAAATGATTTTCGAAAGTTTTGAAAAAGAGAAAGAGAGAAAACTAAATCCAGAAAATTTAAGAACTCTTATTTTTTTATCTATTGCTACAAGCATTGATGCATTTGCGGTTGGCGTTTCACTCTCTCTTCTTAAAATTAAAATATTTTTTCCATCAATTTTTATAGGTATAACAACTTTTACATTAACATTTATATCAGTATATTCAGGTTGTTTCCTGGGTAAAATATTTAGGAAAGGCGCAGAAATTTTGGGCGGATTAATTCTAATTTCAATAGGCGTTAAAATTTTAATTGAACATATAATTTGA
- the hutH gene encoding histidine ammonia-lyase: MAKLLIDGNSLTIEDLVSVARFRKSVELSPYAIDKIDDARRVLENFSKKDEPIYGINTGLGKLCNIKISKENLLKLQENIVRSHNINLKPFSSKEIVRGTMLIRANSLAKGYSGIRREIIERIILFLNEDIIPYITQKGSLGASGDLIPLAAIASFLMGEGKGIYKGKEYKSIDIHKKLNIEPFVFFEKEALSLINGTSFSLAIACISTYDAKQILKNAIISGALSMEALLASNSPFNPLIHKAKPQTGQGVIAYGINLLLEGSTLINSIKEKVQDSYVIRCIPQIYGSIYNTLKFIEKNLTIELNSASDNPLVFHEENMILSGGNFHGSFISTNCDFLSIELTILSNNIERRINRLMNPNLSFGLPPFLIENSGLNTGLMLLQYLAASLVSENRILSYPASVTSISVSCDQEDDTSMSSNSARKLRQIVDNLYTIISLELISAIQALSFRSGKLGRGTSVAYKIIRDVYQPISRDENLTSYIEKVRELIYDGSLIKEVEKEIGELF, translated from the coding sequence ATGGCAAAATTACTAATTGATGGAAATAGTTTAACAATTGAAGATCTTGTATCTGTTGCAAGATTTAGAAAGAGTGTTGAACTTTCACCTTATGCAATAGATAAAATAGATGATGCAAGAAGGGTATTAGAAAATTTTTCCAAAAAAGATGAGCCAATTTATGGAATTAATACTGGATTAGGTAAATTGTGCAATATTAAAATAAGTAAAGAAAATTTATTGAAATTACAGGAAAATATAGTTCGCTCTCACAACATAAATTTAAAACCTTTTTCTTCAAAAGAGATAGTCAGAGGTACTATGCTCATTAGAGCAAATTCTCTTGCAAAAGGATACTCTGGAATTAGAAGAGAAATAATTGAAAGAATAATTCTTTTTTTAAACGAGGATATTATTCCTTATATTACACAAAAAGGTTCTCTTGGAGCCTCAGGAGATCTTATTCCTCTTGCAGCAATTGCTTCATTTTTAATGGGAGAAGGTAAAGGAATTTATAAAGGGAAGGAATATAAATCAATTGATATTCATAAAAAATTAAACATTGAACCATTTGTTTTTTTTGAAAAAGAAGCATTATCTTTAATTAATGGAACCTCTTTTTCTCTTGCTATTGCTTGTATATCGACATATGATGCAAAACAAATTCTTAAAAATGCTATAATTTCTGGAGCATTAAGCATGGAGGCACTTCTTGCATCTAATTCTCCATTTAATCCATTAATACATAAGGCAAAACCTCAAACAGGACAAGGTGTAATTGCATATGGTATTAACCTTTTACTTGAAGGTAGCACATTAATTAATTCAATTAAAGAAAAAGTCCAAGATTCATATGTAATAAGATGTATACCACAAATTTATGGTTCTATCTATAACACTTTAAAATTTATAGAAAAAAATTTAACAATTGAGTTGAATTCAGCATCCGATAATCCACTTGTATTTCATGAAGAAAACATGATTCTTTCAGGAGGAAATTTTCATGGTTCATTTATATCAACTAATTGTGATTTTCTTTCAATTGAATTGACAATTTTAAGTAATAATATTGAAAGAAGAATAAATAGATTAATGAATCCAAATTTATCTTTTGGTCTTCCACCATTTTTAATTGAAAATAGCGGACTTAATACTGGATTAATGCTTTTACAATATCTGGCTGCTTCTCTTGTTAGTGAAAATAGAATTCTTTCTTATCCAGCATCTGTTACATCGATCTCTGTCTCTTGTGATCAAGAGGATGATACTAGCATGTCAAGCAATTCTGCAAGAAAATTGAGACAAATTGTTGATAATTTGTATACAATAATATCCCTTGAATTAATTTCAGCTATTCAAGCACTTTCATTTAGAAGTGGAAAACTTGGAAGAGGTACTTCAGTTGCTTATAAAATAATAAGAGATGTATATCAACCTATTTCAAGAGATGAGAATTTGACTAGTTATATAGAGAAAGTGAGAGAGTTAATTTATGATGGTAGTCTAATTAAAGAGGTTGAAAAAGAGATTGGAGAACTTTTCTAA
- the rnhC gene encoding ribonuclease HIII yields the protein MKKRLENFSKYIGIDESGKGDFFGNLVIAGVIFDKKKEDILKNLNVRDSKKIEDSRIKFLANEIKKNLNYEIISISPKKFNLLYKNFKNMNILLSWAYSKVISNLIKKDKVSLILIDKFTNKNYIDSFLKDEIKNIERVEIIKGEKDIAIACASIIARDSFLKSILNLEKKWNFSFPKGAGDNVIISGIDFARKFGTQRLNEVAKINFKNYKKILELLSKENLSFGGENV from the coding sequence TTGAAAAAGAGATTGGAGAACTTTTCTAAATATATAGGAATAGATGAATCAGGAAAAGGAGATTTTTTTGGTAATCTTGTTATAGCTGGAGTAATTTTTGATAAGAAAAAAGAAGACATTTTAAAAAATTTAAATGTAAGAGACTCAAAAAAGATCGAAGATTCAAGAATTAAATTTCTTGCAAATGAAATCAAAAAAAATTTAAATTATGAAATTATATCTATTTCTCCAAAAAAATTTAATTTATTATACAAAAATTTCAAAAATATGAATATACTTCTATCATGGGCATACTCTAAAGTTATTTCAAATCTAATTAAAAAAGACAAAGTTTCATTAATACTTATTGATAAATTTACAAATAAAAATTATATTGATTCATTTTTAAAAGATGAAATAAAAAATATTGAAAGAGTTGAAATTATAAAAGGTGAAAAAGACATTGCAATAGCATGCGCATCTATAATTGCAAGAGATTCCTTTTTAAAATCAATATTAAATTTAGAAAAAAAATGGAATTTTTCTTTTCCAAAAGGAGCAGGAGACAATGTGATTATCAGTGGTATAGATTTTGCAAGAAAATTTGGAACACAAAGATTAAATGAAGTTGCAAAAATTAATTTTAAAAATTATAAAAAAATTTTAGAACTTCTAAGTAAAGAGAATTTATCTTTTGGAGGAGAAAATGTTTGA
- a CDS encoding class II aldolase/adducin family protein, producing MFDKKTFIEIIKLMRDRELIGGYGGNISIRANELILITPSGLNKSFLNENDLIVVNFNGEVVEGKGKPSSEILMHLEIYKSREDVTAIIHSHPTYSVSICILDIEIVNEILPETIIYLGKIGFVNYIKPGTLDLAKAVAESLLEGDASYMRNHGVVVVGKNLIDAYSKIELLEEFSKSIVYSKLLGKIKKIPQEDVNYFFEVYKYLRKK from the coding sequence ATGTTTGATAAAAAAACTTTTATTGAAATTATAAAGTTAATGAGAGATAGAGAATTAATTGGGGGATATGGTGGTAATATCTCAATAAGAGCTAATGAATTAATTTTAATAACTCCCTCAGGGTTAAATAAAAGTTTTTTAAATGAAAATGATTTAATAGTTGTAAATTTTAATGGTGAGGTTGTTGAAGGGAAAGGTAAGCCCTCATCTGAAATTTTAATGCATTTAGAGATATATAAGAGTAGAGAAGATGTAACAGCAATTATTCACTCTCACCCCACTTATTCTGTATCAATTTGTATATTAGATATAGAGATTGTAAATGAAATTCTACCTGAAACAATTATTTATCTTGGAAAAATTGGCTTTGTGAACTACATTAAACCTGGCACCTTAGATCTTGCTAAGGCTGTAGCAGAAAGTTTATTAGAAGGCGATGCTTCTTATATGAGAAATCATGGAGTTGTTGTTGTTGGTAAAAATTTAATAGATGCTTATAGTAAAATAGAGTTACTTGAAGAGTTCTCGAAATCAATAGTTTATTCGAAACTTTTAGGCAAAATTAAAAAAATCCCTCAAGAAGATGTTAATTACTTTTTTGAAGTTTATAAATATTTAAGAAAAAAATAA
- a CDS encoding dual specificity protein phosphatase family protein, which produces MQNPFNNFSWIVENFLAASEYPDSEEKFKFLKENNIKSIITLSEKKLPDLLIKKYKIRHLYLPVKDFDVPSLEQVKKFIYWINLMERWEVSTLIHCDAGIGRTGTFIAIYFLLKGYTPKESIELLKTKRNFGIENLKQESFIYELYELLPVIIPNEEELNFKIFYETVKTLRKECPWDREQTRESLVKYIDSEVQELKTAIFNNDFQNISEELGDVMLEILFQIIIGEEKQEFTLNDVLKKVIKKLVARHPHVFKDEIVNNSKDVEDRWEEWKKREKL; this is translated from the coding sequence ATGCAGAATCCATTTAATAATTTTTCATGGATTGTTGAGAATTTTCTTGCTGCCTCTGAATATCCAGATAGTGAAGAAAAATTTAAGTTTTTAAAAGAAAATAATATAAAGTCAATAATAACACTTTCTGAAAAAAAATTACCAGATCTTTTAATTAAAAAATATAAAATTAGACACCTTTATCTTCCCGTTAAAGATTTTGATGTTCCTTCACTTGAACAAGTTAAAAAATTCATTTATTGGATAAATTTAATGGAAAGATGGGAAGTTTCAACATTAATTCATTGCGATGCTGGAATTGGAAGAACCGGAACTTTTATAGCAATTTATTTTCTTTTGAAAGGTTATACACCAAAAGAAAGCATTGAACTTTTAAAAACAAAAAGAAATTTTGGAATTGAAAATTTGAAACAGGAGAGCTTTATTTATGAATTATATGAGCTTCTTCCTGTGATAATTCCAAATGAAGAAGAGTTGAATTTTAAAATATTTTATGAAACAGTAAAGACACTAAGAAAAGAGTGTCCATGGGATAGAGAACAAACAAGAGAATCTTTAGTAAAGTATATTGATAGTGAAGTTCAAGAACTTAAAACAGCAATATTTAATAATGATTTTCAGAATATATCTGAAGAACTTGGAGATGTTATGCTTGAAATTCTTTTTCAAATAATAATTGGAGAAGAAAAACAAGAATTTACATTAAATGATGTTTTAAAAAAAGTAATAAAAAAACTTGTTGCAAGACACCCTCATGTTTTTAAAGACGAAATTGTTAACAATTCAAAAGATGTTGAAGATAGATGGGAAGAATGGAAAAAGAGAGAAAAATTGTAA